A single genomic interval of Streptomyces graminofaciens harbors:
- a CDS encoding helix-turn-helix domain-containing protein — protein sequence MSERRAAPTVGQVVLGRRLQELRETSGLRREEAARVLRVAPATVRRMETAEVALKIPYVQVLLTTYGVAETDVAAFVRLAEEANRPGWWQRFHDVLPEWFSMYVSLEGAARLIRQYEPHFVPGLLQTEDYARAVMEAGTVGQAGAETIERHVSLRMARQKLLAREDPPHLWVVMDETALKRPVSIRSEVMRDQLDRLLEVTEKDHVTLQVAEFAAGPHPGTYGPFCLFRFGEPELPDMVYSEYLTGALYLDSRHEVSMHLEVLDHMAAHAASAERTREILRGYRDRY from the coding sequence GTGAGTGAGCGGCGGGCCGCGCCCACCGTGGGCCAGGTGGTACTGGGCAGGCGGCTGCAGGAGCTGAGGGAGACCTCCGGGCTCCGGCGCGAGGAGGCCGCCCGTGTCCTGCGGGTCGCCCCGGCGACCGTACGGCGCATGGAGACCGCCGAGGTCGCGCTCAAGATCCCGTACGTACAGGTGCTGCTGACGACGTACGGCGTGGCCGAGACGGACGTGGCCGCGTTCGTGAGGCTCGCCGAGGAGGCGAACCGGCCCGGCTGGTGGCAGCGCTTCCACGACGTGCTGCCCGAGTGGTTCAGCATGTACGTCAGCCTGGAGGGGGCCGCGCGGCTGATCCGGCAGTACGAGCCGCACTTCGTGCCGGGGCTGCTCCAGACCGAGGACTACGCGCGCGCCGTGATGGAGGCGGGGACCGTCGGGCAGGCGGGGGCGGAGACGATCGAGCGGCATGTGTCGCTGCGGATGGCCCGGCAGAAGCTGCTCGCCCGGGAGGATCCTCCGCATCTGTGGGTCGTGATGGACGAGACGGCGCTGAAGCGGCCGGTGAGCATCCGCTCCGAGGTGATGCGGGACCAGCTCGACCGGCTGCTGGAGGTGACGGAGAAGGACCACGTCACGCTCCAGGTCGCCGAGTTCGCCGCCGGCCCGCATCCGGGCACGTACGGGCCCTTCTGCCTGTTCCGGTTCGGTGAGCCCGAGCTGCCCGACATGGTCTACAGCGAGTACCTCACCGGCGCTCTCTACCTCGACTCACGCCACGAGGTCTCCATGCACCTGGAGGTGCTGGACCACATGGCGGCGCACGCGGCGTCCGCCGAGCGGACGCGGGAGATCCTGCGCGGCTACCGCGACAGGTACTGA